In the genome of Terriglobales bacterium, one region contains:
- a CDS encoding HipA family kinase, translated as MALPRAVQHVRRMRGGAQAHLMRADDEQYYVVKFQNNPQHRRVLANEFLALRLAEHIGLPVPLVEVVEVGEWLIANTPELHVQFAGEKIPCKPGQQIGVRYAVDPRVGQVFDYLPEQLLDRVRNLDAFAGALAFDKWTCNANGRQAVFFRMARERKYTAVFIDFGHCFNQGDWSFPDSPLRGVYAWNAAYAAVRSWHSFSPWLERIEALDERVAYAIGEQIPPEWYGDPDELERLVAQLMKRRKRVRELVEEFRRSTRQPFPNWEEEPSAVTHHLIS; from the coding sequence GTGGCTCTGCCTCGCGCGGTCCAACACGTTCGGCGGATGCGCGGCGGCGCGCAGGCCCACCTGATGCGCGCCGACGACGAGCAGTACTACGTCGTCAAGTTCCAGAACAATCCGCAGCACCGGCGCGTGCTCGCCAACGAGTTCCTGGCGCTCCGCCTGGCGGAGCACATCGGATTGCCGGTGCCGCTGGTCGAGGTGGTCGAAGTGGGCGAGTGGCTCATCGCCAACACGCCCGAGCTGCACGTGCAGTTCGCGGGCGAAAAGATCCCGTGCAAGCCCGGGCAGCAGATCGGCGTGCGCTACGCCGTGGATCCGCGCGTCGGCCAGGTGTTCGACTACCTGCCCGAGCAGCTGCTCGACCGCGTCCGGAACCTGGACGCATTCGCCGGCGCGCTGGCGTTCGACAAGTGGACGTGTAACGCCAACGGCCGGCAGGCCGTCTTCTTCCGGATGGCGCGCGAGCGCAAGTACACCGCCGTATTCATCGACTTCGGGCACTGCTTCAACCAGGGCGACTGGAGCTTCCCCGATTCGCCGCTGCGCGGCGTTTACGCGTGGAATGCGGCGTACGCGGCAGTGCGGAGCTGGCACTCGTTCTCGCCGTGGCTGGAGCGCATCGAGGCCCTCGACGAGCGGGTCGCGTACGCCATCGGCGAGCAGATCCCGCCGGAGTGGTACGGCGACCCGGACGAGCTCGAGCGCCTGGTCGCGCAGTTGATGAAACGCCGCAAGCGCGTGCGGGAGTTGGTGGAGGAGTTTCGCAGGTCCACACGCCAGCCGTTTCCCAACTGGGAAGAGGAGCCGTCCGCCGTCACCCACCACCTTATTAGTTGA